From the genome of Thiovibrio frasassiensis:
CGTCTCCAGCATCGCCTTTTCCCAGAGCTTATATTCGCTGCTTCCCTCGGCAAAAAACATAGGTTTGATAAAGGTTATCTCGTTGCCGAACTTGTCATCGGCATACCGGCAATAGCGCTGGCTTTCCTGCAAAAAAGAACAGGGGCGGTGGCGAACCAGTTCATGGGTCACCGCCCGATTGGTTATAAAACGCACCGCAACATAACGGTGTTTTGCCAGCAGATCCGCGGACAGAGCCTCCACCTCGGCCAGCGGCAGCCGGGTGACGACAACCCCGTCCTGGGGAAGCCAGCCGCGTTTCGGCGCCAGGTCCGAAAAGAAGAGCGGATACAGTTCGGCAAGGTGCCCGGCTATCCCCTTGATCACCTTGACCTTGCCGTAATCCCGGGCCAGTTCCCGGAACGCCCGGATCGTCCCGGTGATGAGCAGTACTTTCTTCTCAAGCCGGTCAAACTGGACGTATTTAGGGATCACGCTCAAAAACTGGGTAGCAAGCGATTCACTGTCAATCTCAACCCGCAGGGTCAAAGCCGCCATCTCCATGACCGAATTATGGCCATGCTTGACAATCCCCTGTATAAACGGCTCAGCCGAGGCCTCGGTGATCTTGTCCTCGGATTTGTAGCACAAACGCCCGCAGGCCTCGATGCGCACAGCCAAGCTCTGGTGGTCCAGTTCCTCAAGTATCTGAAACGAAGCCGGTATAACTTTCATGGTGTTATCCTTATCACGTTTCTATTAGGAGCAACTGCACTTGCACTGGCTGGAGCCGACTTTGCCCTTGTGTTCGCTCTGCCAAAACGGCGACATCTCGCGGAGCTGGGCAATGACCGGGGGCAATTTTTCCAACACAAAATCAACCTCGGCCTCGGTGTTGTACACGCTGAGACTCAAGCGAATCGAGCCGTGCGCCGCGGTAAAAGGCACGCCCATGGCCCGCATGACATGCGACGGCTCAAGGGAACCGGAGGTGCATGCGGAACCGGAGGAAGCGCAGATCCCAAAGCGGTCGAGATGCAGGAGTATCGCCTCTCCCTCCACATACTCAAAACTGATATTGGTCGTATTGGGCAGACGCAGGGTCTTGTGTCCATTGAGCAGCGAGCTTGGAATGGAGGCCAGCAAGCCATCCTCCAGCTTGTCCCGCAGCGCCTTCACCCGGGTGTTTTCTTCCTGCATCTGGTTGGCCGCCATCTCACAGGCCTTGCCCAAACCGACGATGGCGGCCACGTTTTCCGTGCCCCCCCGACGCCCGTGTTCCTGATGCCCGCCGATAATAAAGGGGACAAAAGGCGTACCCTTACGAACATAGAGAACCCCTATTCCCTTTGGAGCATGTAATTTATGCCCGGAAAGCGAGAGGAAATCAATCGGTACTTGTGACAGGTTGATGGGAATTTTTCCCACCGCCTGCACCGCATCGGTGTGAAACAAGATGCCCCGACTCTTAGCGATCTCCGCCATCTCTTTTATGGGAAAGATGACCCCGGTCTCGTTGTTTGCCCACATGGCGCTGACAATGGCGGTTTCATCCGTCAAGCTCTCTTCGTAGAGCCCCAGATCCAGGGTGCCGTCGCTGTTCACCGGCAACTGGGTTATCTTATGCTTATGACCGGTGAGTTTATCCAAGCTCTCACAAAGGTTTTTTACCGCCGGATGTTCGACCCGGGTGGTAACGATATGCCGTTTTTCCGGGAAAGACTGCAAGGCTGAGAGGATGGCGGTGGAGTCGGACTCCGTGCCGCAACTGGTAAAGATAAGCTCGTCGGGCCGGGCGCCAAGGAGCGAGGCGATTTTCCCCCGCGCCTCCTCAACGGCGCGGCCTACCTGACCGCCGAAGGTGTGCATGCTGGAAGGATTGCCGTACAGATCGGAATAATAGGGGAGCATGACCTCGACTACCTCCGGAGCAACCCGGGTGGTGGCGTTATTGTCCATATAGACAGGAGCGTTCATTATTTACCCTCCTCAACGATCAGGGTATCCAACACCTGTTCGCGCAGCTTCTTTTCCACATACTCCTTGAGAGTGGTCTGCGATTTTTTGCAGGAACCGCAGGCCCCGCGCAGGGAAACAATGACAAAATCGCCATCCACATCGATCAGCTCGATATCGCCGCCATCCTTGCGCAGGGTCGGCCGCACTTCGCGCTCGAGAACCTCCTCGATGAGCTTGATCTTCTGGATATTGGTCAAGCGGGTCGGGCGTTTGTCCGGGATGATTTGCTGCACCTCATGCCGGGCCTCGCGGAGAAGTTCTTCCAAACGATCATGGCACTTGCCGCAGCCGCCGCCGGCCTTGGTGAAATTGGTGATCTCCTCAACCGAACGCAGATTGCTCTCGGCAATTGCCCGCTTCACCTCAAGATCCGTGACCCCGAAGCATTCGCAGACCACCTCCCCTTCCGCCATGGGGAGAGGGATTCCGCGGTAGTAGGCAATTGCCGCTTCCAGCGCCTCACGGCCCATGACCGAGCAGTGCATCTTCTCTTTAGGCAGACCGCCAAGATACTCGGCGATATCCTCGTTGGTAATCTTTTCCGCCTCCACAAGGGGGAGCCCCTTGATCATCTCGGTGAGGGCGGAAGAAGAGGCAATGGCACTGGCACAGCCAAAGGTTTTGAACTTGGCATCGATAATCCGTTCGGTTTCGTCCAGTTTAAAGTAGAGGGTCAAGGCATCGCCGCAGGCAAGAGAGCCGACCTCGCCGATCCCGTCCGCATTCTCAATCTCGCCCACATTCCGGGGATTCATGAAATGATCCCGAACCTTATCCGTATATTCCCACATAGTCTCGTCTCCAGGCAATCAAAGCAAAAGAGGCGGATCGTGTGTCGGCCAAACAACCCGCACACACTCGCCATCCAAGTTCATCGTTCATCCAGCAAGGGCAGCCGCTACAAACAGCGCGAAAGCTCTCCATTACGGAACTAGGTAATTTAGTTTTTCAGGGTGCAAAAAGCAACAATAATCCGCGATCTTCTGCCTTACCCCCTTCAGCTGGACCCTTTCGGCTTATTCTTCCCCACCCTCCCCTACCAAAGCAGAACCATCCTCAGCATGCAGGGCGTGCCAGATCTGGGCAGCCAGTGCCGAGCCTATCCCGGGCACCGCCGCGATTTCCGCAACACTTGCCCGGGCAAGACGATGCATACTGCCGAGCTCCCGCAGCAACAACTCCCTGCGCCCCTTGCCCACTCCGGGAATCTGCTCAAGGGAAGAGGTCAGACTCTCCTTGGCCCGCAATTTCCGGTGCAAGGTTATGCCGTAGCGATGCGCTTCATCCCTGATCCGCATGAGATAGAGAAGTACCGGGGAATGGTTGTTCAAAAGCAGCGGATTTTTCCGCCCTGGCCGGTAGAGTTTTTCCCCCTCCCCTGCTTTCTCCTTGGCAATACCGGCAAGCTCAAGCGTACCGGCAATACCAGCATCCGCCAAGGCCTGGAGGGCCACGCCGAGTTGGCCCTTGCCGCCGTCAACCAGAAGGAGATCGGGCAGATCATTTTCCGCGAGCCCCTTGGCAAAACGCCGTCTCAACACCTCTCCCATCATGGCGTAATCATCCGGCCCTGCCACCGTATGGATTCCATAATGGCGGTAACGATGCTTGGCCATCTCTCCAGCAACAAAACAGACCAGAGAGCCCACTGCCTGCTGGCCGCCCAGATTGGAGATATCCAGGCACTCGATCCGTTCCGGCAGCCTTGCCAGGCCGAGGGCTTTTTGCACCCCCTCGGCCAAAGCCTGCCAGGAGGTCTGCCGGGTTTTTCTCGCCACCAAGACCTGTTGGGCATTGGTGGCGGCCATCTCCAACAGCCGCACCCTGTCGCCCCGCTGCGGGCAGGCAATGGTCACGGTGGTGCCCTTCTCTTCGCTCAGCCATTCCGCCAGCAAAGGATCATCGGTGCCCGCAAAGGGCAGCAGAATCTCCTGGGGAAGATAGCGCCCCTCCTCGCCGTAAAACCGGGAAAGCACCTCGGTCAGCACCTCGGGGTCCGTGCCCACCGGCTCGGCAAGGAAGAAGGATTGCTGGCCGGTGATCACCCCCTTGCGGATAAAGAGCAAGGCCACGGCCACGGAAGCGTCCTGGCGGGCAAAGCCCAGCACATCCTGATCCCTGGTGTGCGCCGCCACCACCTGCTGCTTTTCCAGGGTCTTGTTCAAGGAATTGATCCGGTCCCGCAACTGAGCCGCCTCCTCAAAACGCAGGGCTTCCGCAGCCAGCGCCATCTTTCTGGAGAGCTCCTTGACCAGTTGCTGGTTCTTCCCCTCCAGCACCAGGAGCACATTGTTGACCAGCTCCCGGTACTCCTCGCGGCTGACCTTGTCCGCACAGGGGGCAAGACAACGGCCCATCTGGTGGTTGAGGCAGGGCCGGGACTTGGGCTTGAGGCTCTTTTCCTTGCAACGGCGCAGGGGAAAGAGCGAGTTGAGGTAGCGGAT
Proteins encoded in this window:
- the uvrC gene encoding excinuclease ABC subunit UvrC, which produces MPPFDFKEFLPTVPLQPGVYLMKSRAGEVLYVGKARELRKRLSSYGRIDQTQHGKTAMLLSQVRLIETIVTNTEKEALILESSLIKQHRPKYNVILRDDKSYPLLKVTVQEQWPRLVMTRRRVKDGARYFGPFSSPSAMWETIRYLNSLFPLRRCKEKSLKPKSRPCLNHQMGRCLAPCADKVSREEYRELVNNVLLVLEGKNQQLVKELSRKMALAAEALRFEEAAQLRDRINSLNKTLEKQQVVAAHTRDQDVLGFARQDASVAVALLFIRKGVITGQQSFFLAEPVGTDPEVLTEVLSRFYGEEGRYLPQEILLPFAGTDDPLLAEWLSEEKGTTVTIACPQRGDRVRLLEMAATNAQQVLVARKTRQTSWQALAEGVQKALGLARLPERIECLDISNLGGQQAVGSLVCFVAGEMAKHRYRHYGIHTVAGPDDYAMMGEVLRRRFAKGLAENDLPDLLLVDGGKGQLGVALQALADAGIAGTLELAGIAKEKAGEGEKLYRPGRKNPLLLNNHSPVLLYLMRIRDEAHRYGITLHRKLRAKESLTSSLEQIPGVGKGRRELLLRELGSMHRLARASVAEIAAVPGIGSALAAQIWHALHAEDGSALVGEGGEE
- the nifU gene encoding Fe-S cluster assembly protein NifU, translated to MWEYTDKVRDHFMNPRNVGEIENADGIGEVGSLACGDALTLYFKLDETERIIDAKFKTFGCASAIASSSALTEMIKGLPLVEAEKITNEDIAEYLGGLPKEKMHCSVMGREALEAAIAYYRGIPLPMAEGEVVCECFGVTDLEVKRAIAESNLRSVEEITNFTKAGGGCGKCHDRLEELLREARHEVQQIIPDKRPTRLTNIQKIKLIEEVLEREVRPTLRKDGGDIELIDVDGDFVIVSLRGACGSCKKSQTTLKEYVEKKLREQVLDTLIVEEGK
- the nifS gene encoding cysteine desulfurase NifS; amino-acid sequence: MNAPVYMDNNATTRVAPEVVEVMLPYYSDLYGNPSSMHTFGGQVGRAVEEARGKIASLLGARPDELIFTSCGTESDSTAILSALQSFPEKRHIVTTRVEHPAVKNLCESLDKLTGHKHKITQLPVNSDGTLDLGLYEESLTDETAIVSAMWANNETGVIFPIKEMAEIAKSRGILFHTDAVQAVGKIPINLSQVPIDFLSLSGHKLHAPKGIGVLYVRKGTPFVPFIIGGHQEHGRRGGTENVAAIVGLGKACEMAANQMQEENTRVKALRDKLEDGLLASIPSSLLNGHKTLRLPNTTNISFEYVEGEAILLHLDRFGICASSGSACTSGSLEPSHVMRAMGVPFTAAHGSIRLSLSVYNTEAEVDFVLEKLPPVIAQLREMSPFWQSEHKGKVGSSQCKCSCS
- a CDS encoding FAD-dependent thymidylate synthase encodes the protein MKVIPASFQILEELDHQSLAVRIEACGRLCYKSEDKITEASAEPFIQGIVKHGHNSVMEMAALTLRVEIDSESLATQFLSVIPKYVQFDRLEKKVLLITGTIRAFRELARDYGKVKVIKGIAGHLAELYPLFFSDLAPKRGWLPQDGVVVTRLPLAEVEALSADLLAKHRYVAVRFITNRAVTHELVRHRPCSFLQESQRYCRYADDKFGNEITFIKPMFFAEGSSEYKLWEKAMLETEKIYLKLLGTSSPQAARTVLPNSCKTEIIVFANLLEWLHIFRLRTPKNAEPSMREVMIPLAKAFQGRYPAVFADVTFAAE